A portion of the Phacochoerus africanus isolate WHEZ1 chromosome 5, ROS_Pafr_v1, whole genome shotgun sequence genome contains these proteins:
- the LOC125128395 gene encoding LOW QUALITY PROTEIN: tripartite motif-containing protein 66-like (The sequence of the model RefSeq protein was modified relative to this genomic sequence to represent the inferred CDS: deleted 1 base in 1 codon; substituted 1 base at 1 genomic stop codon): MELQWLNHSQNATEEEQKKYDVSQNLINWALCSKTSVPFLFSKELVRGTPPSPSPVGSIVFQMQLLLETKCNTDPGSLWRIRFTWEPNFWTKQLASLGCITTDGRQLSXADSLAYGGFQGPSSFCQSHQSPVAPQETPSHPSYKFQSPAVCSSSVCCSHCPPVSPSLKGQVPPPRLHPAHSFRPPSEMPQQLGSLQCSALLPKNKDLPCHPHSPKLLQPWLDMEPPDEPESRSQQLGQPPALQPVCVVPPQDAQQGTHAHPASHTPSVHLQFGHHPELKLSHFQQQPQQQLPPPPLPPPLPPQQPPPFLPPSQHLAPGQQEGPPGPACAQNVDIMHHKFELEEMQKDLELLLQAQQPSLQLSQTKPPQHLQQTIVGQINYIVRQPAPIQPQSRVDPVQAADEPPALEGPKPALPLDKNTAASLPQAAGGETPHPVPALGSAAQHSSPKMVRKVLTEPAFPDPAGPCAHQDLRDPAQDDLAGGRSVPVPPRMLQSPDSCRLS; the protein is encoded by the exons atggagcTTCAATGGCTGAACCACAGTCAAAATGCCActgaagaagaacagaaaaagtaTGATGTTTCTCAGAATCTCATTAACTGGGCTCTCTGCAGCAAGACCAGTGTCCCCTTCCTCTTCAGCAAAGAGCTGGTAAGAGGAACGCCACCTTCTCCATCACCAGTCGGGTCAATTGTGTTTCAGATGCAGCTGCTGCTGGAGACAAAATGTAACACAGACCCTGGCTCCCTTTGGAGAATCAGATTCACGTGGGAGCCTAACTTCTGGACTAAGCAGCTGGCTTCCCTTGGCTGTATAACTACAGATGGCAGACAGCTGTCATAGGCAGATTCTCTTGCTTATGGAGGCTTCCAGGGTCCATCATCTTTCTGTCAAAGCCATCAGTCCCCAGTTGCTCCGCAAGAGACTCCCAGCCACCCCTCCTACAAGTTCCAGTCTCCAGCTGTGTGCTCCTCATCGGTCTGCTGCTCTCACTGCCCCCCAGTGTCGCCTTCCCTCAAAGGCCAGGTCCCCCCACCCAGACTGCACCCAGCCCACAGCTTTAGGCCGCCCTCTGAGATGCCCCAGCAGCTGGGGTCCCTGCAGTGCTCCGCCCTGCTGCCCAAAAACAAAGACCTGCCCTGCCACCCGCATtctcccaagctgctgcagccctGGCTGGACATGGAGCCT CCCGATGAGCCGGAGAGCAGGTCCCAGCAGCTGGGGCAGCCGCCGGCCCTCCAGCCCGTGTGCGTCGTCCCTCCCCAGGATGCTCAGCAGGGCACCCACGCGCACCCTGCCTCACACACACCCTCTGTCCACCTCCAGTTTGGCCACCACCCGGAGCTGAAGCTCAGCCACTttcagcagcagccacagcagcagctgccaCCGCCGCCCCTGCCACCACCCCTTCCCCCGCAGCAGCCACCCCCTTTCCTGCCTCCATCCCAGCACCTGGCTCCCGGTCAGCAGGAGGGCCCTCCTGGGCCTGCCTGTGCCCAGAATGTGGACATTATGCACCACAAGTTTGAGCTGGAGGAGATGCAGAAGGACCTGGAGCTCCTCCTTCAGGCTCAGCAGCCCAGCCTGCAGCTGAGTCAGACCAAGCCCCCTCAGCACCTTCAGCAAACCATTGTGGGGCAGATCAACTACATCGTGCGGCAGCCAGCGCCCATCCAGCCCCAGAGCCGGGTGGACCctgtgcaggctgcagatgagcCCCCAGCACTTGAAGGCCCAAAGCCAGCTCTTCCTCTTGACAAGAACACCGCGGCCAGCCTGCCCCAGGCAGCCGGCGGGGAGACCCCGCaccctgtccctgccctgggcagCGCCGCCCAGCACTCCTCTCCGAAGATGGTGAGAAAGGTACTAACAGAGCCAGCTTTCCCTGACCCTGCGGGACCCTGTGCCCATCAAGACCTCAGGGACCCGGCCCAGGATGATTTGGCAGGGGGGAGGAGTGTCCCTGTTCCACCCCGGATGCTCCAGAGTCCTGACTCTTGCCGCCTGTCCTAG